The Pseudomonas sp. DG56-2 genome contains a region encoding:
- a CDS encoding amidohydrolase, producing the protein MRSKQKQHLSLSSIALIAGVVGCGQALAATVDSGKNTVYLNGEIYTQNRQHQKVEAIAVADDKFVYTGNREGAESFIKQGFQVVDLGGKMVLPGLHDNHIHVLGTVALDVCDLQGKAVNLDQLASKVKECLPRYASEPGAWLKIDQWVPYEGNEPTAQYKTILAALDAVAEGHPIILSGVDGHATAYNSKALSMAEDEQGNSVGFNPKTLGKGGVFAELAPYVSLDTGVVRDAAKEKIPVGNFDMFAQKPGDPRGEKIYGDILPDVAKVMAQSGITSIQDACSNDFIREQLVKMQTQNLLNMRVTAATCFIDDDYKGKVDIAGHLKKAQEVRAAFADNPLIKADAVKIFADGVLEGDSFSNPPFSPNAGMLHTYQTPHLKLNEDTGAITVSADSEDSKNNGIVNYRDEDFKNYASALDADGFAIHVHSIGDRATRVALDALEAARQRNGNSHIPHTLAHLQVIHPDDQRRLGELGVFLTYTYAWINQQPEYDVLITPFLEKSKKGQDINDLLYNKNNYTWNATYPVQSSYKAGAVLVAGSDAPVDSRDPRPFMNIAAGITRAIPGEPAYNAEQSATLEQMLDAYTINGARAVRQDKIIGSIEPGKSADFIVLDRNLFSLVEQGKPEQIADTKVVQTVFRGQTIYTN; encoded by the coding sequence ATGCGCTCAAAACAAAAACAACACCTATCGCTTTCCTCCATCGCCCTGATCGCAGGGGTTGTTGGCTGCGGACAAGCGTTGGCTGCAACCGTCGACAGCGGTAAGAACACGGTGTACCTCAATGGCGAGATCTACACCCAGAATCGCCAGCACCAAAAAGTCGAAGCCATCGCCGTGGCCGATGACAAATTTGTTTATACCGGTAACCGAGAGGGGGCAGAAAGCTTCATCAAGCAAGGCTTTCAGGTCGTCGACCTGGGCGGGAAAATGGTGCTGCCGGGGCTGCATGACAACCATATCCATGTGCTGGGTACGGTCGCGCTGGATGTCTGCGATCTGCAAGGCAAGGCGGTGAATCTCGATCAATTGGCCAGCAAGGTGAAGGAGTGCCTGCCTCGCTACGCGAGTGAGCCGGGTGCCTGGCTTAAGATCGACCAGTGGGTTCCCTATGAAGGCAACGAACCGACGGCCCAATACAAGACCATTCTTGCAGCCCTCGATGCAGTTGCCGAGGGTCATCCGATCATCTTGTCCGGGGTCGACGGCCATGCCACTGCCTATAACTCCAAAGCCTTGAGCATGGCTGAAGACGAGCAGGGCAACAGCGTCGGTTTCAACCCCAAGACGCTGGGCAAGGGCGGTGTGTTCGCCGAGTTGGCGCCTTATGTCAGCCTCGACACCGGGGTGGTACGTGATGCGGCGAAAGAAAAGATCCCGGTGGGCAACTTCGACATGTTCGCGCAAAAACCGGGCGATCCGCGCGGTGAAAAAATCTATGGCGATATCCTTCCGGACGTCGCCAAGGTCATGGCGCAAAGTGGTATCACCAGCATCCAGGATGCGTGTAGCAACGATTTCATCCGTGAACAGTTGGTGAAGATGCAAACGCAGAACCTGCTGAACATGCGGGTCACGGCTGCCACCTGTTTCATTGACGATGACTACAAGGGCAAGGTCGATATTGCCGGTCACTTGAAAAAAGCCCAGGAAGTACGCGCCGCGTTCGCTGACAACCCGCTGATCAAGGCCGATGCGGTGAAGATATTTGCCGATGGTGTGCTTGAAGGCGACTCGTTCAGTAATCCGCCGTTTTCACCCAACGCCGGGATGTTGCATACCTACCAAACCCCCCATCTAAAACTCAATGAGGACACTGGCGCGATCACTGTCAGCGCCGACAGCGAAGATTCCAAGAATAACGGTATCGTCAATTACCGCGATGAGGACTTCAAGAACTACGCCAGTGCACTCGATGCCGATGGTTTCGCCATCCATGTACATAGCATTGGCGACCGTGCCACGCGGGTGGCTCTTGATGCGCTTGAGGCTGCGCGGCAACGCAATGGCAACAGCCATATCCCGCATACCCTTGCCCACTTGCAGGTGATCCATCCGGACGATCAACGCCGCCTCGGCGAACTGGGCGTCTTTTTGACCTATACCTACGCCTGGATCAATCAGCAGCCAGAGTATGACGTGCTGATCACCCCATTTCTGGAGAAGAGTAAAAAGGGCCAGGACATCAACGACCTGCTCTACAACAAAAACAACTACACCTGGAATGCCACCTACCCGGTGCAAAGCTCCTACAAGGCCGGGGCGGTTCTGGTCGCGGGCAGTGATGCGCCAGTCGACTCGCGCGACCCGCGTCCATTCATGAATATCGCTGCCGGTATCACCCGCGCCATTCCTGGTGAGCCCGCCTACAACGCGGAGCAGTCGGCCACGTTGGAGCAGATGCTGGACGCTTACACCATCAACGGCGCTCGAGCGGTTCGCCAAGACAAAATTATCGGCTCGATTGAACCGGGTAAGTCAGCCGATTTCATTGTGTTAGATCGCAACCTGTTCAGTTTGGTCGAGCAGGGCAAACCCGAACAAATCGCCGATACCAAAGTTGTGCAGACCGTATTCCGTGGACAGACGATCTACACCAACTGA
- a CDS encoding TetR/AcrR family transcriptional regulator, translating into MTSQDLRMRREPRQQRTLAIIEKVEQATLALLKEGGITQLNTNAIAERSGIDIKSLYRFFPNKEAIVYRLAEQWLTEIRSREKALYESELSLVQIWDALDDMIDGIEQQYSGYSALWQAMDVIPALHGLEQEHEAIHIANMVELLKKHGCCWPQKEITELARYLYRTWDVVKQGSIEQGEARGLMWRAHKKWQHRLLLSAVECQDCAAFERDLLV; encoded by the coding sequence ATGACTTCGCAAGACTTGAGAATGCGCCGCGAGCCGCGGCAACAGCGGACCTTGGCGATCATCGAAAAGGTCGAACAAGCAACGTTGGCGCTGCTCAAGGAGGGCGGCATCACCCAGCTCAACACCAATGCCATTGCCGAACGCTCCGGCATCGACATCAAATCGCTCTACCGTTTTTTCCCCAACAAGGAAGCAATCGTCTATCGCCTGGCCGAGCAATGGCTGACGGAAATCCGCAGTCGGGAAAAGGCACTGTATGAAAGCGAACTGAGCCTGGTACAAATCTGGGACGCCCTGGATGACATGATCGATGGCATCGAGCAGCAGTACTCGGGTTACAGCGCACTCTGGCAGGCAATGGATGTGATACCCGCATTGCATGGCCTGGAGCAGGAACATGAAGCGATCCACATCGCCAACATGGTGGAACTGCTGAAAAAGCATGGCTGCTGCTGGCCGCAGAAGGAAATCACCGAACTTGCCCGGTATCTGTATCGAACCTGGGATGTGGTCAAGCAAGGCAGCATCGAACAAGGCGAAGCACGTGGCCTGATGTGGCGCGCACATAAAAAATGGCAACACCGGCTGCTCTTGTCGGCAGTTGAATGCCAGGACTGCGCTGCGTTTGAACGGGATCTTCTGGTTTAG
- a CDS encoding LysR substrate-binding domain-containing protein codes for MNNFPSLDDLNIFLQVAKRASFAAVADELGMSAAFVSKRIRVLEQTLEVRLLHRTTRRVTISEEGERVYQWAQQIFDAVQRMGDDISAQHREPAGQLRIASSLGLGRRFVAPALSELAERYPRLDIRLDVHDRLVDLIEEGVDLDIRVGNIIAPNLIAKPLARNRRVLCASPAYLARRGTPKVLAELGSHDCLVIKERDHPFGIWQLEGPNGEESVRVTGSLSSNHGEVAHQWCLDGRGILLRSWWDVHDSLENGRLVQVLGDYHQPADIWAVYTSPLASSAKVRVAVEFFRHYFAERYSLPALG; via the coding sequence GTGAATAATTTTCCTAGCCTCGACGATCTCAATATCTTTCTTCAGGTGGCCAAGCGCGCCAGCTTCGCCGCGGTGGCTGATGAGCTGGGCATGTCGGCGGCCTTTGTCAGCAAGCGCATTCGCGTGCTCGAGCAAACCCTTGAAGTACGCTTGCTGCATCGCACCACTCGCCGGGTGACCATTAGCGAGGAGGGCGAGCGGGTTTACCAATGGGCGCAACAGATTTTCGATGCGGTGCAGCGCATGGGTGACGACATCAGCGCCCAGCACCGCGAGCCGGCAGGACAGTTGCGCATTGCCAGCAGCCTGGGTCTGGGGCGGCGCTTCGTGGCCCCGGCCTTGTCGGAATTGGCCGAGCGGTATCCGCGCCTGGACATAAGGCTGGATGTTCACGACCGCTTGGTGGATTTGATCGAGGAGGGCGTGGACCTGGATATCCGGGTTGGCAACATCATTGCCCCCAACCTGATCGCCAAACCCCTGGCCCGGAACCGCCGGGTGCTGTGTGCCTCACCCGCCTACCTGGCGCGCCGTGGCACGCCCAAAGTGCTGGCCGAGCTGGGCAGCCATGACTGCCTGGTGATCAAGGAACGCGACCACCCCTTTGGTATCTGGCAGTTAGAAGGACCCAATGGTGAGGAGAGCGTCCGGGTGACTGGCAGCTTGTCGAGCAACCATGGCGAAGTAGCTCATCAGTGGTGCCTGGATGGTCGCGGGATATTGCTGCGCTCGTGGTGGGATGTACACGACAGCCTGGAAAACGGGCGACTGGTCCAGGTGCTGGGCGACTATCACCAACCGGCGGATATCTGGGCGGTCTATACCTCGCCGCTGGCAAGCTCGGCAAAGGTGCGCGTGGCGGTGGAGTTCTTCCGACACTACTTTGCCGAGCGCTACAGCCTGCCTGCGCTAGGATGA
- a CDS encoding tartrate dehydrogenase codes for MIKTFRIAAIPGDGIGIEVLPEGIRVVEAAARKHGLDISFEFFEWASCDYYLAHGKMMPDDWFEQLKDFDALYFGAVGWPDKVPDHISLWGSLLKFRRDFDQYVNIRPVRLFPGVPCPLAGREPGDIDFVVIRENTEGEYSSLGGRMFEGTENEFVLQESVFTRRGVDRILKYAFDVAQTRERKHVTSATKSNGMAVSMPYWDERTAAMAANYPEISWDKQHIDILCARFVLQPDRFDVVVASNLFGDILSDLGPACAGTIGIAPSANLNPERKFPSLFEPVHGSAPDIFGQNIANPIAMIWSGALMLEFLGNDGADARYRAAHDDILKAIEQVIATGDTTRDMGGQKSTQEVGQAITALIEA; via the coding sequence ATGATCAAGACTTTCAGAATCGCCGCAATCCCTGGTGACGGCATCGGCATCGAAGTTCTCCCCGAAGGTATCCGCGTGGTCGAGGCTGCTGCGCGCAAGCACGGCCTGGACATCAGCTTTGAATTCTTCGAGTGGGCCAGCTGCGATTACTACCTGGCTCACGGCAAAATGATGCCGGACGACTGGTTCGAGCAGCTCAAGGATTTCGATGCTCTGTACTTCGGCGCAGTGGGTTGGCCAGACAAGGTTCCGGATCACATCTCTTTGTGGGGCTCGCTGCTCAAGTTCCGTCGCGACTTCGACCAGTACGTAAACATTCGCCCGGTGCGCCTGTTCCCGGGCGTACCTTGCCCCCTGGCCGGCCGCGAGCCAGGTGATATCGACTTCGTGGTTATCCGCGAAAACACCGAAGGCGAATACTCGTCCCTGGGCGGGCGCATGTTCGAAGGCACCGAAAACGAATTTGTCCTGCAAGAATCGGTGTTCACTCGCCGCGGCGTTGATCGCATCCTCAAGTACGCCTTCGATGTGGCCCAGACCCGCGAACGCAAGCATGTCACCTCGGCGACCAAGTCCAACGGCATGGCCGTGAGCATGCCGTACTGGGATGAGCGCACCGCCGCCATGGCTGCCAATTATCCGGAAATCAGCTGGGACAAGCAGCACATTGATATCCTCTGCGCCCGTTTCGTGTTGCAACCGGATCGCTTCGACGTCGTTGTAGCCTCGAACCTGTTCGGCGACATCCTTTCCGACCTCGGTCCAGCCTGCGCTGGCACCATTGGAATCGCGCCATCGGCCAACCTCAACCCAGAGCGCAAATTCCCATCCCTGTTCGAACCCGTGCACGGCTCGGCGCCGGACATTTTCGGCCAGAACATCGCCAACCCGATCGCAATGATCTGGTCCGGTGCACTGATGCTCGAGTTCCTCGGTAACGACGGTGCCGACGCCCGCTATCGCGCAGCCCACGATGACATTCTCAAGGCCATCGAACAGGTCATTGCTACCGGTGACACCACGCGAGACATGGGTGGGCAGAAATCGACCCAGGAAGTCGGCCAGGCCATCACAGCACTGATCGAAGCCTGA
- a CDS encoding BCCT family transporter has protein sequence MSHKNKKIDVFLITVSLIAVLLTVIGLAAFPSEAESAANQLFELSTRTFGTSVQVLVFGSSLAVLYLAFSKYGNIRLGSGKPEYATATWVFMFICAGMGSSTLYWGVMEWAYYYQTPGLNIAAASPKALEYSISYSFFHWGVSAWSIYALASLAMAYHFHVRKKSGLNLASIVEAVTGFKATGPVGRSVDLIFLLTMMGALTVSLALTASTLTRGLHDLTGTPDTFTVQLMVIGAVAIMFSLSSYIGIDGGLQRLSKIVCIGALVFAAVVLLIGPTQFTINNTANSIGLMIQNYVHMSLFTDPAGDGAFTRNWTVFYWLWWVSYAPGVAMFVTRVSRGRQIKEVVLALLLGGSFGCWFFFGALESYSMHQFITGAVDVPKMLSEQGGESAVTHLLLALPWGQVFLGVYLFIMAIFCASHMDAAAYAVAATSTRNLREGDDPTPTHRLFWCVVLTLVPLAMLFAKASLSTMKTAVVLTAIPFMVILLVKIYGFFKWMIEDYGQVPAYRIEEEAARLAGEEPQHLAPRSTAAVH, from the coding sequence ATGTCGCACAAGAATAAAAAGATTGATGTGTTCCTGATTACAGTGAGTCTGATAGCCGTGCTGCTCACTGTAATAGGCCTTGCAGCTTTCCCTAGCGAAGCTGAAAGCGCTGCCAACCAGTTGTTCGAACTGTCCACCCGCACCTTTGGTACCAGCGTCCAGGTACTGGTGTTCGGTAGCTCATTGGCCGTGCTGTACCTGGCTTTCAGCAAGTACGGCAATATCCGTCTGGGCAGTGGCAAACCCGAGTATGCAACCGCTACTTGGGTGTTCATGTTTATCTGCGCCGGTATGGGTTCGTCGACCCTCTACTGGGGTGTGATGGAATGGGCCTACTACTATCAAACCCCTGGCCTGAACATCGCCGCTGCCAGCCCGAAAGCGCTCGAGTACAGCATCAGCTACTCGTTCTTCCACTGGGGTGTGAGCGCCTGGTCGATCTACGCCCTGGCATCGCTGGCCATGGCCTACCACTTCCATGTGCGCAAAAAGAGCGGCTTGAACCTGGCCTCCATCGTTGAGGCAGTCACCGGCTTCAAGGCTACCGGCCCTGTTGGCCGCAGTGTCGATCTGATCTTCCTGCTGACCATGATGGGCGCATTGACGGTGTCGCTGGCGTTGACCGCCTCGACCTTGACCCGTGGCTTGCATGACCTCACCGGCACCCCGGATACCTTCACTGTGCAGTTGATGGTGATCGGTGCTGTCGCGATCATGTTCTCGCTCAGTTCCTACATCGGTATCGATGGTGGCCTGCAGCGCTTGAGCAAGATTGTCTGCATCGGTGCGCTGGTATTTGCCGCCGTCGTGCTGCTGATCGGCCCTACCCAGTTCACCATCAACAACACCGCCAACTCGATTGGCTTGATGATCCAGAACTACGTGCACATGAGCCTGTTCACCGACCCGGCCGGCGATGGTGCCTTTACCCGCAACTGGACGGTGTTTTATTGGCTCTGGTGGGTGTCTTACGCCCCAGGCGTGGCAATGTTCGTGACCCGCGTATCACGTGGCCGGCAGATAAAGGAAGTGGTACTGGCTTTGCTGCTTGGCGGTAGCTTCGGTTGCTGGTTCTTCTTCGGCGCCCTGGAAAGCTACAGCATGCACCAGTTCATTACCGGTGCAGTGGATGTGCCGAAAATGCTCAGTGAACAAGGCGGGGAATCAGCGGTAACACACCTGCTGCTTGCCTTGCCGTGGGGTCAGGTGTTCCTTGGCGTGTACTTGTTCATCATGGCGATTTTCTGTGCCTCACACATGGACGCTGCCGCCTACGCCGTAGCTGCAACCAGTACCCGCAACCTGCGTGAAGGCGACGACCCGACGCCAACCCATCGTTTGTTCTGGTGTGTAGTGCTGACCCTGGTGCCGTTGGCCATGCTGTTTGCCAAGGCATCGCTGTCAACCATGAAAACCGCCGTGGTGCTGACCGCGATCCCGTTCATGGTGATCCTGCTGGTGAAGATCTACGGCTTCTTCAAGTGGATGATCGAAGACTACGGTCAGGTTCCGGCCTACCGCATCGAGGAAGAAGCGGCGCGCCTGGCCGGTGAAGAACCGCAACACCTGGCCCCGCGCAGCACTGCAGCCGTGCACTAA
- a CDS encoding aromatic ring-hydroxylating dioxygenase subunit alpha, which translates to MNDFKRLPADFCANAEEAFTIPASFYTQAGVFEHEKESIFARNWICIGHRSEVAENNAYITREVIGESIIVVRGRDSVLRAFYNVCPHRGHQLLSGSGKAKNVITCPYHAWTFKLDGELAHARNCDNVVNFDKENSTLVQLRVEEYAGFIFINMDMEAGSVEEQLPGLQKRMREACAVIDDLHLAARFVSDTPANWKSIVDNYLECYHCAPAHPGFADSVDVGQYSHNLHGNWTLQYGLAKPSEQSFTFDESVKDPSFAGFWAWPCTMFNVPPGANFMTVIYEFPVDAETTLQHYDIYFLNKDITEEQQKLIDWYREVFRPEDLRLVESVQKGLKSRGYRGQGRIMADRERSGMSEHGIAHFHNLIAVAHLND; encoded by the coding sequence ATGAATGACTTCAAACGCCTGCCCGCCGATTTCTGCGCCAACGCCGAAGAGGCTTTCACTATTCCCGCCAGCTTCTACACCCAGGCTGGGGTGTTCGAACACGAGAAAGAAAGCATCTTCGCCCGCAACTGGATCTGCATTGGCCATCGCAGTGAAGTGGCCGAGAACAATGCCTACATCACCCGTGAAGTGATCGGCGAGAGCATCATTGTCGTGCGTGGGCGCGACAGCGTACTGCGGGCGTTCTACAACGTCTGCCCACACCGCGGCCACCAACTGCTCAGCGGTAGCGGCAAGGCCAAGAACGTCATCACCTGCCCTTACCACGCCTGGACCTTCAAGCTCGACGGCGAACTCGCCCACGCCCGCAACTGCGACAACGTGGTGAACTTCGATAAAGAAAACTCCACCCTGGTGCAACTGCGCGTCGAAGAGTACGCAGGCTTCATCTTCATCAATATGGACATGGAAGCAGGCTCGGTCGAAGAGCAACTGCCAGGCCTGCAAAAGCGCATGCGTGAAGCGTGCGCCGTGATCGATGATCTGCACCTGGCCGCGCGCTTTGTCAGCGACACGCCGGCCAACTGGAAGTCGATCGTCGACAACTATCTCGAGTGCTACCACTGCGCCCCTGCCCACCCAGGCTTCGCCGACTCGGTGGACGTTGGTCAGTACAGCCACAACCTGCATGGCAACTGGACCCTGCAGTACGGTCTGGCAAAACCGTCGGAGCAATCGTTCACGTTCGATGAAAGTGTGAAAGACCCGTCCTTCGCAGGCTTCTGGGCCTGGCCGTGCACCATGTTCAACGTGCCGCCAGGAGCGAATTTCATGACTGTGATCTATGAGTTCCCGGTCGATGCAGAAACCACCCTGCAGCACTACGACATTTACTTCCTCAACAAAGACATCACCGAAGAGCAGCAGAAGCTGATCGACTGGTACCGCGAAGTGTTCCGTCCAGAAGACCTGCGCCTGGTGGAAAGCGTGCAAAAGGGTCTGAAGTCCCGCGGCTACCGTGGCCAAGGCCGAATCATGGCGGACCGCGAGCGCAGCGGCATGAGCGAACACGGCATTGCCCACTTCCACAACCTGATCGCCGTCGCCCACCTCAACGATTGA
- a CDS encoding NAD-dependent succinate-semialdehyde dehydrogenase, with the protein MKLNDNKLFRQQAYIAGRWCDADDGRSLQVTDPANGELLGSVPLMGGAEAMRAIEAAEAALGDWRARTAKERAQILRRWFELLLEHEQDLARLMTFEQGKPLHEALGEIRYAASFVEWFAEEGKRVYGDVIPSPANDKRLLVIKQGIGVCTAITPWNFPAAMITRKVAPALAAGCTMVVKPANETPFCALALVELAERAGVPAGVFSVVTGDAPAIGAQFTGHPSVRKLSFTGSTPVGRLLMGQCAETIKKVSLELGGNAPFIVFADADIDAAVEGALIAKYRNAGQTCVCVNRFYIHDSVYAQFSQRFIARVRELGVGHGSAEGTQIGPLINDKAVVKVRSLIDDAVAKGAELVLGGQAHALGGNFFEPTVLANVGPGMELLDEEIFGPVAALVRFSTDEEVVALANATQYGLAAYFYSRDIARVFKVAEQLEYGMVGVNTGLISNEVAPFGGIKQSGLGREGSKYGIEDYLEIKYLCLAV; encoded by the coding sequence GTGAAACTCAATGACAATAAGCTGTTCCGCCAGCAAGCCTACATCGCCGGACGCTGGTGCGACGCCGATGACGGGCGCAGCCTGCAGGTAACCGATCCGGCCAACGGCGAGCTGCTTGGCAGCGTACCGCTGATGGGCGGTGCCGAAGCCATGCGCGCCATCGAAGCCGCCGAAGCAGCGCTGGGCGATTGGCGTGCACGTACCGCCAAAGAGCGCGCGCAAATTCTGCGCCGCTGGTTCGAGCTGCTGCTTGAACACGAGCAAGACCTGGCTCGCCTGATGACCTTCGAACAGGGCAAGCCCCTGCATGAAGCCCTCGGTGAGATCCGCTATGCCGCCTCCTTCGTCGAGTGGTTCGCTGAAGAGGGCAAGCGCGTTTACGGTGATGTGATTCCCAGCCCTGCCAACGACAAGCGCCTGCTGGTGATCAAGCAAGGCATTGGCGTGTGCACTGCAATCACGCCGTGGAATTTCCCCGCCGCAATGATTACCCGCAAGGTCGCCCCGGCCCTGGCCGCTGGCTGCACCATGGTCGTCAAGCCAGCCAACGAAACCCCGTTCTGCGCGCTCGCCCTGGTCGAGTTGGCCGAACGTGCCGGTGTGCCGGCTGGCGTTTTCAGCGTAGTAACCGGTGATGCGCCGGCCATTGGCGCGCAGTTCACCGGCCATCCATCAGTGCGCAAACTGAGCTTCACCGGTTCAACCCCCGTAGGCCGTCTGCTTATGGGCCAGTGCGCTGAAACCATCAAGAAAGTCAGCCTGGAACTGGGCGGCAACGCGCCGTTCATTGTCTTCGCCGATGCCGATATCGACGCCGCCGTTGAAGGTGCGCTGATTGCCAAATACCGCAACGCCGGGCAAACGTGCGTCTGCGTCAACCGCTTCTATATCCACGACAGCGTCTATGCACAGTTCAGCCAACGCTTCATCGCGCGCGTGCGTGAACTGGGTGTGGGTCATGGCAGCGCCGAGGGTACGCAGATTGGCCCGCTGATCAATGACAAGGCCGTCGTTAAAGTCCGTAGCTTGATCGACGACGCCGTCGCCAAGGGTGCCGAACTGGTACTTGGCGGCCAGGCTCATGCCCTGGGCGGCAACTTCTTCGAGCCTACCGTGCTGGCCAATGTCGGCCCAGGCATGGAACTGCTCGACGAGGAGATCTTCGGCCCTGTGGCAGCACTGGTGCGTTTCAGCACTGACGAAGAAGTTGTCGCCCTTGCCAACGCGACCCAGTACGGCCTCGCGGCCTACTTCTACAGCCGTGATATCGCCCGTGTCTTCAAGGTTGCCGAGCAGCTGGAGTACGGCATGGTCGGGGTCAACACCGGGCTGATCTCCAACGAGGTCGCGCCGTTTGGTGGCATCAAACAATCGGGCCTCGGCCGTGAGGGCTCCAAGTACGGCATCGAGGACTATCTGGAAATCAAATACCTGTGCCTCGCCGTCTGA
- a CDS encoding PDR/VanB family oxidoreductase gives MANKYEMFSVQVTEVEQATPLIKRFTLAREDGAPMPAFTGGSHVIVQMQGADGSQFSNAYSLMSDPRDTRSYQIGVRLEEQSKGGSAFMHQQVEVGSRLTISSPNNLFALDHSAGRHVLIAGGIGITPFLAQLHELEGGAANYELHYAFRAPEHGAFQAQLASGPHAGNTHFYIDSLDRKLDLAALCAGLDEQAHLYVCGPKPLIDAVIATAAKAGIAEQRVHWEQFAAAPVTGAAFTVVLAQSGIELQVEEGMTILQAIEKSKAAKVECLCREGVCGTCETAILEGEAEHFDQYLSDAEKAAQQSMMLCVSRARSARLVLDL, from the coding sequence ATGGCCAACAAATATGAAATGTTCAGCGTGCAGGTAACCGAAGTAGAACAGGCCACGCCGCTGATCAAGCGCTTCACCCTGGCCCGCGAAGATGGTGCGCCGATGCCTGCTTTCACCGGTGGCAGCCATGTCATCGTGCAGATGCAAGGTGCCGACGGCAGCCAATTCAGCAATGCCTACTCGCTGATGAGTGACCCGCGTGACACCCGCAGCTACCAGATCGGCGTGCGCCTTGAAGAGCAGTCCAAGGGTGGTTCGGCGTTCATGCATCAGCAGGTAGAAGTTGGTAGTCGCCTGACCATCTCTTCGCCGAACAACCTCTTCGCCCTGGACCACAGTGCTGGCCGTCATGTACTGATCGCCGGCGGCATTGGCATCACGCCATTCCTGGCACAGTTGCACGAGCTCGAAGGCGGTGCCGCCAACTACGAATTGCACTATGCCTTCCGCGCCCCGGAGCATGGCGCGTTCCAGGCGCAACTGGCCAGCGGCCCACACGCAGGCAATACCCATTTCTACATCGACAGCCTTGATCGCAAGCTCGACCTGGCTGCTTTGTGCGCCGGTCTGGATGAGCAGGCGCACCTGTACGTGTGCGGCCCCAAACCGCTGATCGATGCGGTCATCGCTACCGCCGCCAAGGCCGGAATAGCCGAACAACGCGTGCACTGGGAACAGTTCGCCGCCGCCCCGGTGACCGGCGCCGCCTTCACTGTAGTGCTGGCTCAATCGGGTATCGAACTGCAGGTGGAAGAAGGCATGACCATTCTTCAAGCCATCGAAAAGTCCAAAGCTGCCAAAGTTGAATGCCTGTGCCGAGAAGGTGTGTGTGGCACCTGCGAGACAGCAATTCTGGAAGGCGAAGCCGAACACTTCGACCAGTACTTGAGCGACGCTGAAAAAGCGGCGCAGCAAAGCATGATGCTGTGTGTGTCGCGCGCACGCTCGGCGCGCCTGGTGCTGGATCTGTGA
- a CDS encoding PAS domain-containing protein, with the protein MLENSFAFRLKELLEHHKLTLQAVGTALGISRTAVHKWTRGGEIDYDNLRKLADFLKVNWIWLRYGEEALQNIQQPQVVELPMTDLRRRYTAEIMESETRMKLAQEGARIVTWEWNLISDEVTYSPNVEQVYGWPVHRNEDFWVHLPPDDVTHMQAMYAQAVADGSGCECDFRITRPDGELRWISSRATVVRDSAGRSVKMVGISMDNTERQVAEQALRRSEERFRAIFELAWGALAYIDPDGRWQRVNNSLCELLGYRAEELYAMTFQQITHPDDLALNLQLLQGMLTGESERYEVEKRVRHKSGEYIWVRARTSLQRRDDGEPEHLISVFEDISAERHERERLQAHIAGLEARLAQRA; encoded by the coding sequence ATGTTGGAAAACAGTTTCGCCTTCCGCCTCAAGGAACTGCTCGAGCATCACAAGTTGACCCTGCAAGCCGTGGGCACGGCCCTGGGTATATCGCGTACTGCGGTGCACAAATGGACCCGCGGCGGCGAAATCGACTACGACAATCTGCGCAAGCTGGCCGACTTCCTCAAGGTCAACTGGATCTGGTTACGCTACGGCGAAGAAGCCCTGCAGAACATCCAGCAACCACAGGTTGTCGAACTGCCGATGACCGACCTGCGCCGTCGCTACACCGCCGAGATCATGGAAAGTGAAACGCGCATGAAGCTGGCCCAGGAAGGTGCGCGCATTGTCACCTGGGAATGGAACCTGATCAGCGACGAGGTGACCTACTCGCCAAACGTCGAGCAGGTCTATGGCTGGCCGGTCCATCGCAACGAAGACTTCTGGGTGCATCTCCCTCCCGACGATGTCACGCACATGCAAGCCATGTACGCCCAGGCAGTGGCCGACGGCAGCGGTTGCGAGTGTGATTTCCGCATTACCCGCCCCGATGGCGAACTGCGCTGGATTTCCTCGCGCGCCACCGTGGTCCGCGACAGCGCCGGACGCTCAGTGAAGATGGTCGGTATCAGTATGGACAATACCGAACGCCAAGTTGCCGAACAGGCTTTGCGCAGAAGCGAAGAGCGCTTTCGAGCAATCTTCGAACTTGCCTGGGGCGCCCTCGCCTATATCGATCCGGATGGGCGTTGGCAGCGGGTCAACAACAGCCTGTGCGAGCTACTCGGCTACCGCGCCGAAGAGCTGTATGCCATGACCTTCCAGCAGATCACCCACCCCGACGACCTGGCGCTCAACCTGCAATTGTTACAGGGCATGCTGACCGGCGAAAGCGAACGCTATGAAGTGGAAAAACGCGTGCGTCACAAAAGCGGCGAGTACATCTGGGTGCGCGCTCGCACCTCGCTGCAGCGCCGCGACGATGGTGAACCAGAACATTTGATCAGCGTGTTCGAAGACATCAGTGCCGAGCGCCACGAGCGCGAACGGCTCCAGGCACATATTGCCGGGCTCGAGGCGCGATTGGCGCAGCGCGCCTGA